DNA from Ziziphus jujuba cultivar Dongzao chromosome 2, ASM3175591v1:
acatatttCGTATTAGATTTTGCAGTTGACAAAAGGCAAAAAAAGCTGTTTATATTTTCCAATTGTTTTGTCCaaactttgtttattttttcaaaggttttttggttttctagaaaatttttgttgctggaaagTAGTTGAGTATTTTGGTAGACTGGGTCTAGATGGAATTTACCCAAAAGAAGGTTCAGAGTCTGCTTCCTTCAAAAAAGTCAAAGATGGGGGTTGTAGTCTGATTTCTGGCCATTCCTTAGAAGAAAGaggaaatagaaatagaaacagAAAACAGAGGAGGAAAGACATATTGGCttctttttcgtttctttttcctttgctCGTTCCCTGCTGTATAGAACATTCAAAGTCAGAAATACTTtctaattttgatatataagcatctttttgcaaaattttcattttatttcatttctgTTTTTAGACTGTTTTTGGCTTTCTAAAATTAGATTTGGTTTTTTTGTGGGGGGTTGTATGGTTACCACCTGGATGACTTTCTTGAATTTGTTCTAACCAAAGTTTCTTTATTATCTTATCTGGTTTGTACAAAAAAGTTTTTTTGCAGGGCCTTAGGCTCATTGGTcgggaatttttttattttatttttatttatttatttatttatttatttttttttgggttcctcCTCTTGTAGaggtagaaaagaaaaaatctcttCCATATTTTCTGCAGCAAGTTCGTCTGAACGATTGGGGTTATCTTTTAAGGCGAAAAGCTGCAGAAAATGGCTCgtggaagaaaatcaaagaaGCATCATTTTGGTAGAATACATGCATTTTCACGTGGGAAGGCAAGAGAATCATTTAGAGAAGAGCATGGTAAGATAGGAGGACCTGGTTTCTCAAGGGTGGTGTATTGCAATGATCCTGGTGGCAATAGGGCTAGTTTTGTCGATTATGGTGATAATTATGTTAGCACTACAAAGTATAATCCAGTTACTTTCATACCTCGATCATTGTTTGAGCAATTCAGGAGggttgcaaatttgtattttctcGTCTGTGCAGTATTGTCTTTTACACCACTTTCCCCTTACTCACCTGTTAGTAATACTGTCCCTCTTGTGGTTGTCATTGGGGTAACAATGGCCAAAGAGCTTGTCGAAGATTGGAAGCGAAAACAACAGGTAAACTTTCCTGAATTTCATCCCTAGATTTGttcatatgaatatattttttcagctaatttttttttttttaatatttttgcagattattttaaaattgccttttttttttttttttttttttggtgtgtattTTAAAGAATTCTTAACTGCAATTTGTTAGCTAAAAGAGGATTTTTCTTGTTAAACTATGTTTGATAATCTTGTGTCAGGATATAGAGGTAAACAACAGAAAAGTAAAAGTGCATCTTGGTGATGGAAAATTCGAAGACACTAAATGGAGGGATTTGAGAGTTGGAGATGTAGTGAAGGTGGAAAAGGATAAATTTTTCCCTGCGGATCTCCTTTTACTTTCATCAAGTTTTGAGGAAGCAATTTGCTATGTTGAGACCACCAATTTGGATGGAGAGactaatttgaaattgaaacaaGCGCTTGAAGTAACTTCAAGTTTACATGAAGACTCGAGCTTCCGAAACTTCAAAGCATCAATCAAATGTGAAGACCCAAATGCAAATTTGTATACCTTTGTAGGTAGTCTGGAGCTTGAAGGGCAACAATACCCTCTTTCACCTCAGCAGCTTCTACTTAGGGACTCAAAGCTACGAAACACCGATTTTATTTATGGGGCCGTAATCTTCACGGGTCATGACACAAAGGTTATTCAAAATTCTACACCTCCCCCTTCCAAGAGAAGCACGATTGAGAAACGGACGGACGGAATTATTTACTTCTTATTTTGTCTCTTAGTTGTGCTATCTACTATTACTGCAACTGTCTTTGGTATTAATACTAACGAGGACCTAAATGACGGGAAGATGAAAAGATGGTACCTTAGACCAGATGATTCCACAGTATACTATGATCCAGAAAGGGCACCAGTTGCAGCAATTTTGCAGTTTTTGACAGCCCTTATGTTGTATGGCAACTTCATTCCCATTTCCTTGTACGTTTCAATAGAAATTGTCAAAGTTCTTCAGAGTGTTTTCATCAACCAAGATATACATATGTACTATGAAGAAACTGACAAGCCAGCTCATGCCCGTACCTCAAATTTGAATGAAGAACTTGGCCAGGTTGACACTATCCTCTCTGATAAAACAGGAACATTAACTTGCAACTCAATGGAATTTATCAAGTGTTCAATTGCCGGGACAAAGTATGGGCGTGGAGTTACAGAAGTCGAGAGAGCTATGGCTAGGAGAAAAGGTTCACTGTTACCTTATGAGGAGACAGAAGCCGGAGATGATGAAGAGAACAGAGAAGCAAAACCGTCAATTAAAGGCTTTAATTTTAAGGATGAGAGGATCATGAAGGGTAATTGGGTTAATGAGCCTCGTGCAGATGTAATCCAGAAATTTTTGCAGTTGTTGGCCATCTGCCAAACGGCACTACCTGAAGTTGATGAAGAAACAGGAAGAACATCATATGAAGCTGAATCACCTGATGAGGCAGCTTTTGTAGTTGCAGCAAGAGAACttgggtttgaattttatgaaAGGACTCATTCAAGTATCTCTGTGCGTGAGTTAGATCTCTTCTCTGGCAGAAACATTGAGAGGTGAGCCTCTGGTAGCTAAATATCTTTAGTGTTTAAATATAGTTGGATTGTTCCACATACTCTGTTATTACATATTCAGGTTTATCAATTCAATTTTAGCAGCTAAGAAGTATATTCTAGAAATCTCAAGTATTAAATCTTTTATCACCATGTATACTTAAAGGGCATGTTATTTCATTTCCTCAGATCATATCAACTGTTGAATGTATTGGAGTTTAGCAGTGCAAGAAAGCGTATGTCTGTGATAGTAAGAAACGAGGAGGGAAAGATATTGCTGCTGAGTAAAGGAGCTGACAGGTGTGTAAAATTAATCATTAGTATCTACATAGATGTACTTAAAGTTGGATTTTGATCAGATGATAGAACTGTTAATTTGCTTTCCACACAGTGTCATGTTTGAAAGACTTTCAAAATATGGTAGTGAATTCGTAAATCAGACTAAGGAGCATATAAATGAGTATGCTGATGCTGGTTTGAGGACATTAGTTGCTGCATACCGTGAACTCGATGAAAGAGAATATGATGAATTT
Protein-coding regions in this window:
- the LOC107419005 gene encoding putative phospholipid-transporting ATPase 9, whose protein sequence is MARGRKSKKHHFGRIHAFSRGKARESFREEHGKIGGPGFSRVVYCNDPGGNRASFVDYGDNYVSTTKYNPVTFIPRSLFEQFRRVANLYFLVCAVLSFTPLSPYSPVSNTVPLVVVIGVTMAKELVEDWKRKQQDIEVNNRKVKVHLGDGKFEDTKWRDLRVGDVVKVEKDKFFPADLLLLSSSFEEAICYVETTNLDGETNLKLKQALEVTSSLHEDSSFRNFKASIKCEDPNANLYTFVGSLELEGQQYPLSPQQLLLRDSKLRNTDFIYGAVIFTGHDTKVIQNSTPPPSKRSTIEKRTDGIIYFLFCLLVVLSTITATVFGINTNEDLNDGKMKRWYLRPDDSTVYYDPERAPVAAILQFLTALMLYGNFIPISLYVSIEIVKVLQSVFINQDIHMYYEETDKPAHARTSNLNEELGQVDTILSDKTGTLTCNSMEFIKCSIAGTKYGRGVTEVERAMARRKGSLLPYEETEAGDDEENREAKPSIKGFNFKDERIMKGNWVNEPRADVIQKFLQLLAICQTALPEVDEETGRTSYEAESPDEAAFVVAARELGFEFYERTHSSISVRELDLFSGRNIERSYQLLNVLEFSSARKRMSVIVRNEEGKILLLSKGADSVMFERLSKYGSEFVNQTKEHINEYADAGLRTLVAAYRELDEREYDEFNKKFTEAKNLVSADQEEMIEKVTEVIERELILLGATAVEDKLQNGVPECIDKLAQAGIKIWVLTGDKMETAINIGFACSLLREGMKQIVITSETAEAKALEKMEDKSAAASALKKSVLRQITEAKELLTATGENSEALALIIDGKSLTYALEEDVKNLFLEVAIGCASVICCRSSPKQKALVTRLVKIRTGKTTLGIGDGANDVGMLQEADIGIGISGVEGMQAVMSSDIAIAQFRYLERLLLVHGHWCYRRISSMICYFFYKNIAFAFTIFFFEIYTSFSGQTLYNDWYLSLYNVFFTSLPVIALGVFDQDVSARLCLKFPLLYQEGVQNVLFSWVRILGWAFNGAITAVMVFFFCTRAMDFQAFREGGELASMEIFGATMYSCVVWVVNCQMALSISYFTFIQHIFIWGSIAFWYVFQLIYGAISPSYSTTAYQVFIEACAQAPFYWICTLFVVIASLIPYFAYASIQPRFFPMYHQMIHWIRSDGQTEDPEFCNVVRQRSIRPTTVGYTARIEAHSRRFEKNPLENS